From Leifsonia sp. fls2-241-R2A-40a, one genomic window encodes:
- a CDS encoding SHOCT domain-containing protein has translation MPLRRMGRPGLIGMAARTAVVAGTATAVSGSVQRHQQEKAQNQYEQQQYEQQQQQLEMQQMAQQAAAQQAALQQQAAPAQPAVAGGGDDMMAKLQQLATLHTQGVLTDEEFASAKAKLLT, from the coding sequence ATGCCGTTGAGGCGAATGGGACGCCCGGGACTGATCGGGATGGCGGCGCGCACAGCAGTCGTCGCGGGGACCGCGACCGCGGTCTCCGGCAGCGTGCAGCGGCACCAGCAGGAGAAAGCGCAGAACCAGTACGAGCAGCAGCAGTACGAGCAGCAGCAACAGCAGCTCGAGATGCAGCAGATGGCGCAGCAGGCAGCGGCTCAGCAGGCTGCGCTGCAGCAGCAGGCGGCGCCGGCTCAGCCCGCGGTCGCCGGCGGCGGGGACGACATGATGGCGAAACTCCAGCAGCTGGCCACACTGCACACGCAGGGCGTGCTCACCGACGAGGAGTTCGCCTCCGCCAAGGCAAAGCTGCTCACCTGA
- a CDS encoding DUF6325 family protein codes for MAEFEYGPAEFMVAQFDTDRPSPGVVEAILELVESGTVRLLDLVFVERHDDGSVDIIELQEIGDEIGMTDITLEASGIAGDEDVSQIAELLEPGSTGAILVIEHLWAKNLASRFFESGGVVLHSERIPAPVVNAVASDAYEELETTES; via the coding sequence CGAATACGGTCCGGCGGAGTTCATGGTCGCGCAGTTCGACACGGATCGGCCCTCGCCAGGAGTCGTCGAGGCGATCCTCGAACTGGTCGAGAGCGGGACGGTCCGACTCCTCGACCTGGTCTTCGTCGAGCGCCACGACGACGGCAGCGTCGACATCATCGAGCTGCAGGAGATCGGCGACGAGATCGGGATGACCGACATCACTCTCGAGGCCAGCGGCATCGCCGGCGACGAGGACGTCTCGCAGATCGCCGAACTCCTCGAGCCCGGATCCACCGGAGCGATCCTCGTGATCGAACACCTCTGGGCCAAGAACCTGGCGAGCCGTTTCTTCGAGTCGGGAGGTGTCGTGCTCCACAGCGAGCGCATCCCCGCACCCGTCGTGAATGCGGTGGCGTCCGACGCGTACGAAGAGCTCGAGACCACGGAGAGTTGA